The following nucleotide sequence is from Citrus sinensis cultivar Valencia sweet orange chromosome 6, DVS_A1.0, whole genome shotgun sequence.
CATGGGCTTTTCTGAGCACTACTCTCTTTGGGATTATCTTGATATTCTATGTTGACGCTATGGCAGAGGAGAGGTACCTTCTACATACATGCATCTCTGGCGTCCACAACTTACTGGTGTTTGATTAGTTCACTCATTAATTATTGATACAACTATTGTTTGTAGGTTACACATGGTTTTTTCTTCTCCAAGGCATTTAATGGTAGCTGGAGGATGCATTATTGTCATGGAGATGGTGTATAAGATGGACTTTTCTCTTATAGGCTTTATCATTTGCTCCTTAATATTGGGTTTTGGTATGCCtccaaataaaagtttttctttgtttcctttGCCTTTAGTTTGTTGTGGGTTCCATTTCTGTATCTTTACAATGAATACACCAGGGACAGAAACTATACAAGTCATCTTTTAGTGCAAGGAAGTTGAAGGAAAAAATGCatgaaaatttagaattaaaatacacacacaccaTGCCTAGATGCACTCTTATCTGGCATCTGAATCCGACTCAAGGATATTTTAAGGATACTTTTTGTGATGATCATTAATTTCTCTTGAACTTATGTGTTCTATGTTTGATAgcttatgctttttttttttttgcataatcTTGTAGGGATATATGAGGCCACTTCCTTGGACCATGGCAGGAAAGACACTTTTCAAAAACCAGATCTATCAAACGGGATGCTGGGGGATGAACTTCAGATGTCTTCACTTCCTACTTAGGAGTAAGGTGAACACATCTGCCctttacttctttttcttatatGATCTTTTAAGATCCACACACCTCTTTGCTTGATCTATGCTGCTGCGATTCTcaacattttataaatttgaaagttCTACCCTCTATTGGGGGCTATATGAGGTTTAATGAATCCATGGAAGCAACTTTTGGCCTTTTCAAGCAAGGGAGAGATGGATGGAGACCTATCTCTTCCTCTAAGCCTTAATTTTTGTTCCCCTTTTCTGGGTGATGGTACTGACCGATCTAGTTTATCAATGCACTTGCTGTTTCAGGAATATCAACAGCATATCCTGTTTTTGTTTGCCGCATTTCTGGCAGAGATTAGTTTTGTCGCCAAAACTTATCGGGTCTCTAACACTGCTTGTTCAGGATCTCACAGTCAAATTCTTTGTTGGAGACATAATTGGGATCTCCGAAGTAAATGTTAAAATGATTGGAAACTTCATAACAAATTGTCAATGGTTGGAAACCCTCGATGTGGCCGAATAGGAGACTTGTGAGGAAATGAGACCGCAAAATTCTCCTCTTTTTTGTTCATAGTTTCTGTTTGACTAACCCGTGAAGGGATCCCACAGACGATTGATTATACCGTATGAAAAATTGACTCAACTGACGAAATTTCTTGAAATAGTGAACATTTTATATAGTTTTGACTCGCTTGTGGTGTACTTGATAGTTACTATAATTAGCGGAGTTAACTAAAGAATATTTGTTGACACTAATCTATATTTCTCTTGAAGCATAACAAAGTATGTCTTGAAGCTTACAATACAGATtgtaaatatatcattttttgcTACAGGTATTACTTgatgtaagaaaaaaaaaactaaaatttaaccTTATATATCATTCTTTCTAATCTTAACGCTGACTTTCACTATTTTTATCGTCTATTGCTTTAATTAGAGTTAGACTACAACTCAATAAAAATTAGGTTAAATCAATatcatcaaattttcattttgcattCCTTCAAATATGATACAAGCacaaattgtaaaacaaaaaaaaatgggaaaaattgaatacaattaagttaatttgatGAAACCTAAACTCTCTGAAGATGTTGCCGGTGCTCTCAAAGACCAACACCTCCCATAAACAGCTATTAAGTTGTCAAATCAATATTCAAGACCTATTGTTGATGATGGTGGTGCTGGTGTATCTAACATTAGAAAGTTGCATTAGAAAGTAGTAACTAGAGTCAAATATTAAATGCTCATTTGGGCCCCAAATGGACCCGATGTCCAATTAcagataaaaattacaaataaatgaattaaaataaaatatctgaGAAATACTTTAAATAATCGtaacaaaaaaacaattgtgccctgattttaaatataaattgtttttgtcgataatttttttttcaatcactGCTACATCTTACcatttttgggttaaaaatatacattaaaattgatgaggtttaacaaaatttggaaaacgaaacaaaaaaataaataaattatatatatatataaccttCGTCTCCATCAACTGTGACTCGCTAACACCCCCCATTAAGCTAAAGGCCACTAATTTCGTCACGAATCCTTAAATGCCCTTCTCTATTACTCACAACGCCCACGTTCTGCTTCAACCAGTGAGAAATACAAGTCCTTTAGTGTGCAGTCACACCAACTGTTTCAACAAAAAAGAACAAACCCAGAATTGGAATGGATTGAAATTCATCAGACGCAATAAGCTGTTAAAAGATCTTTCTACTTGGGGCATTGGCGGGCCTTGTAATTACTTTGTCCAAGTTTTTGACCAATCCCAACTTGTTTCTGCCATCAGGTTCGTTTCTTGTCCTGTTTCATGAATCGTAATATCAGAATCTTTCATCTGTATTCTTTATGTGATGCCCCGTGTAGCACGATGCGTAATGCAcaccttttgtcttttaataattagctTGTAAGAACGTTTGATTAATTGATACATTTCCGAAAATACGATGTCATTTTCTTCACATTTTGATTAACGATGCAGGTATTGTCACGAGCATTCCGTCCGGTACGTTGTTATTGGTAAAGGCTCAAATTGTCTCTTTGATGATCTTGGTTTCGATGGTTGTGTTATCTTAAACCGAATTGAGTTCTTAGAGAGGAAAGAAACAGGAATATACAGAGTGGGAAGTGGTTTCAGATTTAATAGTTTGGGGATGCAATGTTGCACCGAAGGATTCACGGGTCTTGAGTTTGCTGCAGGAATTCCCGGGACAGTGGGTGGAGCAGTTTACATGAATGCTGGAGCAAATGGGCAGGTAATACAAGATggttctttttttcaaatatgtaGATTATTTGGAATGTTCGGTGCATCAGGCGGCTGATTGAGTTGTTCCTTTTTTTCCGGTTTTCAAAGGAGACGGCTGGCGTCATTGATAGTGTCGATATTGTTACACTCGGAGGAAAGCTTCAGAGAGTTAGCAGAAATGATCTAAAGTTTGGCTATCGCTCATCATCATTTCAAGACATGAAAGACTTGGCGGCCATTGTTGCCGTCACATTTCAACTGCAGGAGTCAACATCAGCTAGGAGAAAGCAACGGGAGTATTTGGACAGGTGATTTGTGAAAGTGATAAACCGTGCTTACTGAAAGAGATGTTTTCTATGTCAATACCGTGCTTATGAGGGTTGGTTTGATAACAGGAGGAGGATGACTCAACCTCTGGGAGAACGAACGGCTGGCTCAGTGTTTCGGAATCCATCTGATAAAGAAGTTGCAGCAGCTGAGTTGATTGAGAGAGCTGGTTTGAAAGGATTTAGGGTTGGGGGAGCAATGGTTTCGAACATTCATGCCAACTTCTTTGTCAATACCGGTGGCTCAACTTCTAGAGACATGCTCAATCTCATTGCTTTTGTCAAGGAAAAGGTTGATCAGAAATTCGGGGTACAACTTAAGGAAGAAGTTCAATATTTTCATCCGCAATGAAACCATTTAAACCGAAACGGGGACATACAAACTGACAGTGAAACAATTGGTGTAAATTagcaaatgtaattttaattgatattcCATTTGAATCAAAAGGtttcaatatttaattgatgaatCCATCATTATGTTGTTTCTGCACGAGTTTTCGTTGTAAGCAATGTCCAGTACTTCAAGAGCTTTTTGTCAGTGCTTTGGTGATGACATGAGTAAGGATTCCAATTGGACAAAAAAGAAGGCAGAGAGAGACTGAATGACGggtttcaatttgattttggagCCCATCCTGGAAAACATGGCTGGATGGGTAACAATAACAAAAGCATCAGTAGTGCAATAATCACCCAAAAAAGACTCTGAGGTTTGTGtgtgagagagtgagagagagagagagagaggaagggAGAGAGAGACACCTTGCGGCAAAGAGATCCACAGCTAACAAGTGAATCCAAGCAGAAGCTAAAGTTATCTCACTGGAGAACATCTTTGCTATGCCAGGTAGCTGCAAATGTTacaatattgttaattatgtcaaaTTGAAACAATTGATTTACCCCAACAATCATTAGAACTTTTAGTATCTTGACTTGATATTGAATTTGGGtccaataaaagaaaaatatatgtataccTCTGGGAGCCAGTATTTACTTGCAAACATAAGTCGTAACGTATCAGGTGTCCAGGAGAGATATAGTAGATATGCGTATAGAACTCCAAGCACGACATACGGTATGCTACTTTCCATAGATTTCTTTGTCTGGATTTTGAGACAGAAAAACCCATCACATTCATCGCTCAACACTAAAAATGTCTGAAAGGCTTCCAAGATTTAAgtcaatgaaattaaaaaacttcAGCTGAATACGGGGAAGCAACTAATCAATCAAGGGATTTATAATTCATTAGAACTgggaatcttttttttttaatcgttTATTAGAACTggaaattgattattaaattttgtacaTAAAATGACAGTTGTCAATTCAAGGGGAGGCATGCAGGTTTATAGAAGAAGCAGGCACAACCATATAAAACAATCTCCAACAGCTATATTTTGAATCCCATGAAGCTATCAGGAAACTCTTGgaataaatgaaacaattatgtcattttttggTGACATGATAGGCAATATAAATTTCCCAGTCAAGAAGTGATTGGGAAAAAAACAATGTGTATGTGCTTATAAGGAATGAGAAATGCACAGTTTAATGGAAGTTCCCAGATAAGCACCAAAAGCTTACCAGTTCAGCTTTAGGAGCAAAAACCATGAGTGTGTAGAATGGAAGCACACCTGCCGTACCCAAGGTGAACACAGTACTAACAAGCTGAGGGCCTGACAACCCTGAAAAAGTTGTACGGAAGATATTATAATAGGCAGTTAATCCCTAATAACACAGGCATATCTGCAGGGCAAAAGCATTTAATGCAGTTTAATGGTGAACGGAATAGTCTATATTAATAGTGTGCTAATGCTCCAAAGTTCTGCAATGCATGGTGCAGCTAGGACAGAGAGCACACGCACTAACAAAAGttctataaaaatttgtttaaagcaTCAAGAGGAAAGAAGTGACCATTTGAGCATATACTCAGAATAACAATCAAACTTACACTTGATTCCATAATGCCAACCAAGTTTGTTATTGCCTAGCGGCCTTTGGGAGTGGATGTTAGTATACTGTAATCTTTGATGAAACCAAAACAAGCAACTAAGAAAGGCATTGATCTCTGAGCAGCACCAAGTTGTGAAATTTTTAGCcgaaatcaatattttaaactacAAAATACTTTCTCCAGTTGTTAACAGTATTGCAGCCATTTCACAATTTTAAAGACTTGATGCATAAACTAGTGAACAAACATCATTTCCCTCGAACAGAGGAAAAACTGGAAAAGTCAGTAATATTAAGATATCCTATCTTCTTGAAACtctgatgaaaaaaaaaaaacgaataAAATAGGAAGCcatcaataataatgaaaCAAATAGTAAACAAGATTACATGAAGCGTGAATGTGGAAGCCTTTTTGATGACGAATGAATTTTGTAACCTGTGGCCTTATAATAACTCTTGATCCTCCAAGAAAACTCCATTCACTTTGCAAGTCAGTTCCAACTCCTGTAATTTGCCGTCCAAAAGTTTCAGCATTCATGCTTCTGGGAGCAGAGGTTAATCTTTGATCCACGCCAACATTACCCCAAGTTCCTATAGGCTGCTACAAACAGTCAATCTATAAGCAACAAAACTTAAACCCAAAGAGAAACCCTCAAGCTTGCACAATAAACAGAAAACtgtttacttaatttatatcattatatTCATCCTTCAAGCTCATTAGCATTCGATAAACTTCATGATGACTCCTCAAGGGAAATCTAGAAATCCAATTTTGATAATGTACGACCATTAAACCAAACAATTGGCTGATTAATTGGAAACGGGTAAACATTAATCACAGATCTCAGTAgaaatttaactaaaaataaaaatgtgtaGATAAAGTCACTGAAAAACGAAACTTCCTCCAGAAAACAACACATCCAATAGTAATTTCTCCTAAA
It contains:
- the LOC102611397 gene encoding uncharacterized protein LOC102611397; the protein is MNAGANGQETAGVIDSVDIVTLGGKLQRVSRNDLKFGYRSSSFQDMKDLAAIVAVTFQLQESTSARRKQREYLDRRRMTQPLGERTAGSVFRNPSDKEVAAAELIERAGLKGFRVGGAMVSNIHANFFVNTGGSTSRDMLNLIAFVKEKVDQKFGVQLKEEVQYFHPQ
- the NSY gene encoding neoxanthin synthase isoform X2, producing MVVAGIFIFAHSMAISSCLCHPLVLPLKDKPIGTWGNVGVDQRLTSAPRSMNAETFGRQITGVGTDLQSEWSFLGGSRVIIRPQVTKFIRHQKGFHIHASWLSGPQLVSTVFTLGTAGVLPFYTLMVFAPKAELTFLVLSDECDGFFCLKIQTKKSMESSIPYVVLGVLYAYLLYLSWTPDTLRLMFASKYWLPELPGIAKMFSSEITLASAWIHLLAVDLFAASHVFQDGLQNQIETRHSVSLCLLFCPIGILTHVITKALTKSS
- the NSY gene encoding neoxanthin synthase isoform X3, coding for MVVAGIFIFAHSMAISSCLCHPLVLPLKDKQPIGTWGNVGVDQRLTSAPRSMNAETFGRQITGVGTDLQSEWSFLGGSRVIIRPQVTKFIRHQKGFHIHASWLSGPQLVSTVFTLGTAGVLPFYTLMVFAPKAELTKKSMESSIPYVVLGVLYAYLLYLSWTPDTLRLMFASKYWLPELPGIAKMFSSEITLASAWIHLLAVDLFAASHVFQDGLQNQIETRHSVSLCLLFCPIGILTHVITKALTKSS
- the NSY gene encoding neoxanthin synthase isoform X1, whose translation is MVVAGIFIFAHSMAISSCLCHPLVLPLKDKQPIGTWGNVGVDQRLTSAPRSMNAETFGRQITGVGTDLQSEWSFLGGSRVIIRPQVTKFIRHQKGFHIHASWLSGPQLVSTVFTLGTAGVLPFYTLMVFAPKAELTFLVLSDECDGFFCLKIQTKKSMESSIPYVVLGVLYAYLLYLSWTPDTLRLMFASKYWLPELPGIAKMFSSEITLASAWIHLLAVDLFAASHVFQDGLQNQIETRHSVSLCLLFCPIGILTHVITKALTKSS
- the NSY gene encoding neoxanthin synthase precursor, translating into MVVAGIFIFAHSMAISSCLCHPLVLPLKDKPIGTWGNVGVDQRLTSAPRSMNAETFGRQITGVGTDLQSEWSFLGGSRVIIRPQVTKFIRHQKGFHIHASWLSGPQLVSTVFTLGTAGVLPFYTLMVFAPKAELTKKSMESSIPYVVLGVLYAYLLYLSWTPDTLRLMFASKYWLPELPGIAKMFSSEITLASAWIHLLAVDLFAASHVFQDGLQNQIETRHSVSLCLLFCPIGILTHVITKALTKSS